The following proteins are encoded in a genomic region of Arachis stenosperma cultivar V10309 chromosome 4, arast.V10309.gnm1.PFL2, whole genome shotgun sequence:
- the LOC130973964 gene encoding isochorismate synthase 2, chloroplastic-like isoform X1, whose translation MGTLTILLKHSSTYKSLTKCTNIFLLFPLSKKQHSIYSLHFHQRPLCHGCSLSMNGCRKGHSREPVGTIKTQTLEPVATTSMALYSLKMAISKMKSEPQFRSSSGIVRLQVSIEEEEVEAIDWLHSQNHLLLPRCFFSGREHNSFDSNGRSLVSVAGVGSAVFFCQPHPFSYWDWVSIRRFLSESCPLIRAYGAIRFDAKAKLSVEWLPFGSFYFMIPQVEFNELEGGSMLTTTMAWDNTISWSWEDAINALQDTLSKVSASIVRFPKQAPPTLILSSHDIPSKIDWDIAVNRALEMIKTNNSLLTKVVLARSTRVVPTTNIDPLTWLACSTVESENAYQFLLQPPNAPAFIGNTPEQLFHRKWLHITSEALAGTRARGVSMALDRQIELDLLTSPKDDIEFTIVRDTIRRKLEGVCEKVVIKPKKMIRKFPRIQHLFAQLAGRLRSEEDEFEILSSLHPSPAVCGFPTEEAQLLIAKTEVFDRGMYGGPVGWFGGGESEFAVGIRSALVEKDHGALIYAGTGIVEGSNPYLEWDELELKTSQFTKLLKLDLPLRQKVDCK comes from the exons CTTCTACTTACAAGTCTCTCACAAAATGCACAAACATCTTCCTCTTATTTCCTCTCTCCAAGAAGCAACACTCTATTTACAGTCTTCATTTTCACCAA AGACCATTGTGCCATGGATGCTCTCTTTCAATGAATGGCTGCAGAAAAGGACATTCAAGAGAGCCTGTTGGGACAATAAAGACACAAACGTTGGAACCGGTTGCAACAACTTCAATGGCTTTGTACAGCCTGAAAATGGCAATTTCTAAGATGAAATCAGAGCCTCAATTTCGGAGCTCTTCAGGCATAGTGAGGCTGCAGGTCTCCATTGAGGAGGAAGAGGTCGAGGCCATTGATTGGCTCCACTCACAGAACCACCTGCTCCTTCCTCGCTGCTTCTTCTCTGGCAGGGAACACAATTCTTTTGATTCTAATGGCAGAAGCTTGGTTAGCGTTGCTGGTGTTGGCTCTGCCGTTTTCTTTTGCCAGCCACACCCCTTTTCCTATTGGGATTGGGTATCCATTAGGAG GTTTCTTTCCGAGAGCTGCCCATTGATTCGTGCATACGGAGCCATCCGATTCGACGCAAAAGCTAAGTTGTCAGTAGAGTGGCTGCCTTTTGGTTCTTTCTACTTCATGATTCCTCAG GTTGAGTTTAATGAGCTTGAAGGAGGATCGATGCTCACTACGACCATGGCGTGGGACAATACAATTTCTTGGTCATGGGAAGATGCAATCAATGCTCTCCAAGACACCCTTAGCAAG GTTTCTGCTTCGATTGTGAGGTTCCCGAAACAAGCTCCTCCAACATTAATATTAAGTAGCCATGATATTCCAAGTAAAATAGATTGGGATATTGCTGTTAACAGAGCTTTGGAGATGATAAAGACAAACAACTCCTTACTAACCAAG GTTGTGCTAGCTCGTAGCACAAGAGTAGTGCCTACTACTAACATTGATCCGCTTACGTGGTTAGCTTGCTCAACG GTTGAGAGCGAAAATGCATACCAGTTTCTCCTTCAGCCGCCAAATGCACCTGCATTTATCGGAAATACA CCAGAGCAACTATTTCACAGAAAATGGCTCCACATTACTAGTGAGGCTTTGGCTGGAACTCGAGCTAGAGGAGTGTCGATGGCTTTGGATCGTCAAATAGAACTCGACTTGCTTACAAG TCCAAAGGATGATATTGAGTTCACCATAGTAAGAGATACcataagaagaaaattagag ggagtatgtgaaaaagttgTAATCAAGCCAAAGAAAATGATAAGAAAGTTCCCTAGGATCCAACATTTATTTGCTCAATTAGCCGGCAGGTTAAGAAGTGAAGAAGACGAG tTTGAAATTTTGTCATCTCTTCACCCAAGTCCAGCGGTTTGTGGGTTTCCAACAGAAGAGGCACAACTTTTAATTGCAAAAACAG AAGTATTTGATAGAGGGATGTATGGCGGACCTGTGGGTTGGTTCGGCGGTGGAGAGAGCGAGTTTGCTGTTGGAATCAGGTCAGCATTGGTGGAAAAG GATCATGGTGCATTGATATATGCTGGAACAGGGATAGTGGAAGGAAGCAATCCTTACTTGGAGTGGGATGAACTAGAACTCAAGACATCTCAG TTCACCAAGTTGCTCAAACTTGACTTGCCTCTCAGACAAAAAGTAGACTGTAAATGA
- the LOC130973964 gene encoding isochorismate synthase 2, chloroplastic-like isoform X3 codes for MATASTYKSLTKCTNIFLLFPLSKKQHSIYSLHFHQRPLCHGCSLSMNGCRKGHSREPVGTIKTQTLEPVATTSMALYSLKMAISKMKSEPQFRSSSGIVRLQVSIEEEEVEAIDWLHSQNHLLLPRCFFSGREHNSFDSNGRSLVSVAGVGSAVFFCQPHPFSYWDWVSIRRFLSESCPLIRAYGAIRFDAKAKLSVEWLPFGSFYFMIPQVEFNELEGGSMLTTTMAWDNTISWSWEDAINALQDTLSKVSASIVRFPKQAPPTLILSSHDIPSKIDWDIAVNRALEMIKTNNSLLTKVVLARSTRVVPTTNIDPLTWLACSTVESENAYQFLLQPPNAPAFIGNTPEQLFHRKWLHITSEALAGTRARGVSMALDRQIELDLLTSPKDDIEFTIVRDTIRRKLEGVCEKVVIKPKKMIRKFPRIQHLFAQLAGRLRSEEDEFEILSSLHPSPAVCGFPTEEAQLLIAKTEVFDRGMYGGPVGWFGGGESEFAVGIRSALVEKDHGALIYAGTGIVEGSNPYLEWDELELKTSQFTKLLKLDLPLRQKVDCK; via the exons ATGGCAACAGCTTCTACTTACAAGTCTCTCACAAAATGCACAAACATCTTCCTCTTATTTCCTCTCTCCAAGAAGCAACACTCTATTTACAGTCTTCATTTTCACCAA AGACCATTGTGCCATGGATGCTCTCTTTCAATGAATGGCTGCAGAAAAGGACATTCAAGAGAGCCTGTTGGGACAATAAAGACACAAACGTTGGAACCGGTTGCAACAACTTCAATGGCTTTGTACAGCCTGAAAATGGCAATTTCTAAGATGAAATCAGAGCCTCAATTTCGGAGCTCTTCAGGCATAGTGAGGCTGCAGGTCTCCATTGAGGAGGAAGAGGTCGAGGCCATTGATTGGCTCCACTCACAGAACCACCTGCTCCTTCCTCGCTGCTTCTTCTCTGGCAGGGAACACAATTCTTTTGATTCTAATGGCAGAAGCTTGGTTAGCGTTGCTGGTGTTGGCTCTGCCGTTTTCTTTTGCCAGCCACACCCCTTTTCCTATTGGGATTGGGTATCCATTAGGAG GTTTCTTTCCGAGAGCTGCCCATTGATTCGTGCATACGGAGCCATCCGATTCGACGCAAAAGCTAAGTTGTCAGTAGAGTGGCTGCCTTTTGGTTCTTTCTACTTCATGATTCCTCAG GTTGAGTTTAATGAGCTTGAAGGAGGATCGATGCTCACTACGACCATGGCGTGGGACAATACAATTTCTTGGTCATGGGAAGATGCAATCAATGCTCTCCAAGACACCCTTAGCAAG GTTTCTGCTTCGATTGTGAGGTTCCCGAAACAAGCTCCTCCAACATTAATATTAAGTAGCCATGATATTCCAAGTAAAATAGATTGGGATATTGCTGTTAACAGAGCTTTGGAGATGATAAAGACAAACAACTCCTTACTAACCAAG GTTGTGCTAGCTCGTAGCACAAGAGTAGTGCCTACTACTAACATTGATCCGCTTACGTGGTTAGCTTGCTCAACG GTTGAGAGCGAAAATGCATACCAGTTTCTCCTTCAGCCGCCAAATGCACCTGCATTTATCGGAAATACA CCAGAGCAACTATTTCACAGAAAATGGCTCCACATTACTAGTGAGGCTTTGGCTGGAACTCGAGCTAGAGGAGTGTCGATGGCTTTGGATCGTCAAATAGAACTCGACTTGCTTACAAG TCCAAAGGATGATATTGAGTTCACCATAGTAAGAGATACcataagaagaaaattagag ggagtatgtgaaaaagttgTAATCAAGCCAAAGAAAATGATAAGAAAGTTCCCTAGGATCCAACATTTATTTGCTCAATTAGCCGGCAGGTTAAGAAGTGAAGAAGACGAG tTTGAAATTTTGTCATCTCTTCACCCAAGTCCAGCGGTTTGTGGGTTTCCAACAGAAGAGGCACAACTTTTAATTGCAAAAACAG AAGTATTTGATAGAGGGATGTATGGCGGACCTGTGGGTTGGTTCGGCGGTGGAGAGAGCGAGTTTGCTGTTGGAATCAGGTCAGCATTGGTGGAAAAG GATCATGGTGCATTGATATATGCTGGAACAGGGATAGTGGAAGGAAGCAATCCTTACTTGGAGTGGGATGAACTAGAACTCAAGACATCTCAG TTCACCAAGTTGCTCAAACTTGACTTGCCTCTCAGACAAAAAGTAGACTGTAAATGA
- the LOC130973964 gene encoding isochorismate synthase 2, chloroplastic-like isoform X4 → MEFLSESCPLIRAYGAIRFDAKAKLSVEWLPFGSFYFMIPQVEFNELEGGSMLTTTMAWDNTISWSWEDAINALQDTLSKVSASIVRFPKQAPPTLILSSHDIPSKIDWDIAVNRALEMIKTNNSLLTKVVLARSTRVVPTTNIDPLTWLACSTVESENAYQFLLQPPNAPAFIGNTPEQLFHRKWLHITSEALAGTRARGVSMALDRQIELDLLTSPKDDIEFTIVRDTIRRKLEGVCEKVVIKPKKMIRKFPRIQHLFAQLAGRLRSEEDEFEILSSLHPSPAVCGFPTEEAQLLIAKTEVFDRGMYGGPVGWFGGGESEFAVGIRSALVEKDHGALIYAGTGIVEGSNPYLEWDELELKTSQFTKLLKLDLPLRQKVDCK, encoded by the exons atgga GTTTCTTTCCGAGAGCTGCCCATTGATTCGTGCATACGGAGCCATCCGATTCGACGCAAAAGCTAAGTTGTCAGTAGAGTGGCTGCCTTTTGGTTCTTTCTACTTCATGATTCCTCAG GTTGAGTTTAATGAGCTTGAAGGAGGATCGATGCTCACTACGACCATGGCGTGGGACAATACAATTTCTTGGTCATGGGAAGATGCAATCAATGCTCTCCAAGACACCCTTAGCAAG GTTTCTGCTTCGATTGTGAGGTTCCCGAAACAAGCTCCTCCAACATTAATATTAAGTAGCCATGATATTCCAAGTAAAATAGATTGGGATATTGCTGTTAACAGAGCTTTGGAGATGATAAAGACAAACAACTCCTTACTAACCAAG GTTGTGCTAGCTCGTAGCACAAGAGTAGTGCCTACTACTAACATTGATCCGCTTACGTGGTTAGCTTGCTCAACG GTTGAGAGCGAAAATGCATACCAGTTTCTCCTTCAGCCGCCAAATGCACCTGCATTTATCGGAAATACA CCAGAGCAACTATTTCACAGAAAATGGCTCCACATTACTAGTGAGGCTTTGGCTGGAACTCGAGCTAGAGGAGTGTCGATGGCTTTGGATCGTCAAATAGAACTCGACTTGCTTACAAG TCCAAAGGATGATATTGAGTTCACCATAGTAAGAGATACcataagaagaaaattagag ggagtatgtgaaaaagttgTAATCAAGCCAAAGAAAATGATAAGAAAGTTCCCTAGGATCCAACATTTATTTGCTCAATTAGCCGGCAGGTTAAGAAGTGAAGAAGACGAG tTTGAAATTTTGTCATCTCTTCACCCAAGTCCAGCGGTTTGTGGGTTTCCAACAGAAGAGGCACAACTTTTAATTGCAAAAACAG AAGTATTTGATAGAGGGATGTATGGCGGACCTGTGGGTTGGTTCGGCGGTGGAGAGAGCGAGTTTGCTGTTGGAATCAGGTCAGCATTGGTGGAAAAG GATCATGGTGCATTGATATATGCTGGAACAGGGATAGTGGAAGGAAGCAATCCTTACTTGGAGTGGGATGAACTAGAACTCAAGACATCTCAG TTCACCAAGTTGCTCAAACTTGACTTGCCTCTCAGACAAAAAGTAGACTGTAAATGA
- the LOC130973964 gene encoding isochorismate synthase 2, chloroplastic-like isoform X5 produces the protein MFLSESCPLIRAYGAIRFDAKAKLSVEWLPFGSFYFMIPQVEFNELEGGSMLTTTMAWDNTISWSWEDAINALQDTLSKVSASIVRFPKQAPPTLILSSHDIPSKIDWDIAVNRALEMIKTNNSLLTKVVLARSTRVVPTTNIDPLTWLACSTVESENAYQFLLQPPNAPAFIGNTPEQLFHRKWLHITSEALAGTRARGVSMALDRQIELDLLTSPKDDIEFTIVRDTIRRKLEGVCEKVVIKPKKMIRKFPRIQHLFAQLAGRLRSEEDEFEILSSLHPSPAVCGFPTEEAQLLIAKTEVFDRGMYGGPVGWFGGGESEFAVGIRSALVEKDHGALIYAGTGIVEGSNPYLEWDELELKTSQFTKLLKLDLPLRQKVDCK, from the exons AT GTTTCTTTCCGAGAGCTGCCCATTGATTCGTGCATACGGAGCCATCCGATTCGACGCAAAAGCTAAGTTGTCAGTAGAGTGGCTGCCTTTTGGTTCTTTCTACTTCATGATTCCTCAG GTTGAGTTTAATGAGCTTGAAGGAGGATCGATGCTCACTACGACCATGGCGTGGGACAATACAATTTCTTGGTCATGGGAAGATGCAATCAATGCTCTCCAAGACACCCTTAGCAAG GTTTCTGCTTCGATTGTGAGGTTCCCGAAACAAGCTCCTCCAACATTAATATTAAGTAGCCATGATATTCCAAGTAAAATAGATTGGGATATTGCTGTTAACAGAGCTTTGGAGATGATAAAGACAAACAACTCCTTACTAACCAAG GTTGTGCTAGCTCGTAGCACAAGAGTAGTGCCTACTACTAACATTGATCCGCTTACGTGGTTAGCTTGCTCAACG GTTGAGAGCGAAAATGCATACCAGTTTCTCCTTCAGCCGCCAAATGCACCTGCATTTATCGGAAATACA CCAGAGCAACTATTTCACAGAAAATGGCTCCACATTACTAGTGAGGCTTTGGCTGGAACTCGAGCTAGAGGAGTGTCGATGGCTTTGGATCGTCAAATAGAACTCGACTTGCTTACAAG TCCAAAGGATGATATTGAGTTCACCATAGTAAGAGATACcataagaagaaaattagag ggagtatgtgaaaaagttgTAATCAAGCCAAAGAAAATGATAAGAAAGTTCCCTAGGATCCAACATTTATTTGCTCAATTAGCCGGCAGGTTAAGAAGTGAAGAAGACGAG tTTGAAATTTTGTCATCTCTTCACCCAAGTCCAGCGGTTTGTGGGTTTCCAACAGAAGAGGCACAACTTTTAATTGCAAAAACAG AAGTATTTGATAGAGGGATGTATGGCGGACCTGTGGGTTGGTTCGGCGGTGGAGAGAGCGAGTTTGCTGTTGGAATCAGGTCAGCATTGGTGGAAAAG GATCATGGTGCATTGATATATGCTGGAACAGGGATAGTGGAAGGAAGCAATCCTTACTTGGAGTGGGATGAACTAGAACTCAAGACATCTCAG TTCACCAAGTTGCTCAAACTTGACTTGCCTCTCAGACAAAAAGTAGACTGTAAATGA
- the LOC130973964 gene encoding isochorismate synthase 2, chloroplastic-like isoform X2, whose amino-acid sequence MGTLTILLKHSSTYKSLTKCTNIFLLFPLSKKQHSIYSLHFHQRPLCHGCSLSMNGCRKGHSREPVGTIKTQTLEPVATTSMALYSLKMAISKMKSEPQFRSSSGIVRLQVSIEEEEVEAIDWLHSQNHLLLPRCFFSGREHNSFDSNGRSLVSVAGVGSAVFFCQPHPFSYWDWVSIRRFLSESCPLIRAYGAIRFDAKAKLSVEWLPFGSFYFMIPQVEFNELEGGSMLTTTMAWDNTISWSWEDAINALQDTLSKVSASIVRFPKQAPPTLILSSHDIPSKIDWDIAVNRALEMIKTNNSLLTKVVLARSTRVVPTTNIDPLTWLACSTVESENAYQFLLQPPNAPAFIGNTPEQLFHRKWLHITSEALAGTRARGVSMALDRQIELDLLTSPKDDIEFTIVRDTIRRKLEGVCEKVVIKPKKMIRKFPRIQHLFAQLAGRLRSEEDEFEILSSLHPSPAVCGFPTEEAQLLIAKTVFDRGMYGGPVGWFGGGESEFAVGIRSALVEKDHGALIYAGTGIVEGSNPYLEWDELELKTSQFTKLLKLDLPLRQKVDCK is encoded by the exons CTTCTACTTACAAGTCTCTCACAAAATGCACAAACATCTTCCTCTTATTTCCTCTCTCCAAGAAGCAACACTCTATTTACAGTCTTCATTTTCACCAA AGACCATTGTGCCATGGATGCTCTCTTTCAATGAATGGCTGCAGAAAAGGACATTCAAGAGAGCCTGTTGGGACAATAAAGACACAAACGTTGGAACCGGTTGCAACAACTTCAATGGCTTTGTACAGCCTGAAAATGGCAATTTCTAAGATGAAATCAGAGCCTCAATTTCGGAGCTCTTCAGGCATAGTGAGGCTGCAGGTCTCCATTGAGGAGGAAGAGGTCGAGGCCATTGATTGGCTCCACTCACAGAACCACCTGCTCCTTCCTCGCTGCTTCTTCTCTGGCAGGGAACACAATTCTTTTGATTCTAATGGCAGAAGCTTGGTTAGCGTTGCTGGTGTTGGCTCTGCCGTTTTCTTTTGCCAGCCACACCCCTTTTCCTATTGGGATTGGGTATCCATTAGGAG GTTTCTTTCCGAGAGCTGCCCATTGATTCGTGCATACGGAGCCATCCGATTCGACGCAAAAGCTAAGTTGTCAGTAGAGTGGCTGCCTTTTGGTTCTTTCTACTTCATGATTCCTCAG GTTGAGTTTAATGAGCTTGAAGGAGGATCGATGCTCACTACGACCATGGCGTGGGACAATACAATTTCTTGGTCATGGGAAGATGCAATCAATGCTCTCCAAGACACCCTTAGCAAG GTTTCTGCTTCGATTGTGAGGTTCCCGAAACAAGCTCCTCCAACATTAATATTAAGTAGCCATGATATTCCAAGTAAAATAGATTGGGATATTGCTGTTAACAGAGCTTTGGAGATGATAAAGACAAACAACTCCTTACTAACCAAG GTTGTGCTAGCTCGTAGCACAAGAGTAGTGCCTACTACTAACATTGATCCGCTTACGTGGTTAGCTTGCTCAACG GTTGAGAGCGAAAATGCATACCAGTTTCTCCTTCAGCCGCCAAATGCACCTGCATTTATCGGAAATACA CCAGAGCAACTATTTCACAGAAAATGGCTCCACATTACTAGTGAGGCTTTGGCTGGAACTCGAGCTAGAGGAGTGTCGATGGCTTTGGATCGTCAAATAGAACTCGACTTGCTTACAAG TCCAAAGGATGATATTGAGTTCACCATAGTAAGAGATACcataagaagaaaattagag ggagtatgtgaaaaagttgTAATCAAGCCAAAGAAAATGATAAGAAAGTTCCCTAGGATCCAACATTTATTTGCTCAATTAGCCGGCAGGTTAAGAAGTGAAGAAGACGAG tTTGAAATTTTGTCATCTCTTCACCCAAGTCCAGCGGTTTGTGGGTTTCCAACAGAAGAGGCACAACTTTTAATTGCAAAAACAG TATTTGATAGAGGGATGTATGGCGGACCTGTGGGTTGGTTCGGCGGTGGAGAGAGCGAGTTTGCTGTTGGAATCAGGTCAGCATTGGTGGAAAAG GATCATGGTGCATTGATATATGCTGGAACAGGGATAGTGGAAGGAAGCAATCCTTACTTGGAGTGGGATGAACTAGAACTCAAGACATCTCAG TTCACCAAGTTGCTCAAACTTGACTTGCCTCTCAGACAAAAAGTAGACTGTAAATGA